The Puntigrus tetrazona isolate hp1 chromosome 3, ASM1883169v1, whole genome shotgun sequence genome contains a region encoding:
- the selenow2b gene encoding selenoprotein W, 2b, whose protein sequence is MAQKIKVEYCGGUGYEPRFQELKRGICAKFPDAEVSGFVGRRGSFEVQINEHLVFSKLETGGFPYEEDIMEAIVKAKDGKPEKITRNRKECIIL, encoded by the exons ATGGCGCAGAAGATAAAGGTCGAATACTG CGGCGGATGAGGCTACGAGCCTCGCTTCCAGGAGCTGAAGCGGGGAATCTGCGCCAAGTTTCCGGATGCCGAGGTGTCAGGCTTCGTGGGCCGAAGAG GAAGTTTTGAAGTACAGATCAATGAACATCTGGTCTTCTCAAAATTAGAAACAGGAGGTTTCCCTTATGAAGAGGAT ATCATGGAGGCCATTGTTAAAGCTAAGGATGGAAAGCCTGAAAAGATCACCAGAAACCGTAAAGAGTGCATCATCCTCTAA